Proteins from a single region of Herpetosiphon gulosus:
- the glp gene encoding gephyrin-like molybdotransferase Glp yields MTLLAVADAQAAILERMTTLASERIDLTTALGRVLAEPMYADRDAPPFANSAMDGYAVLVADLNNASADNPVALQIIERVAAGAVPQHQLRAGSAIRIMTGAQVPANAEAVVPFEETDEGQPNAQTEVVRMFQPTQHGNNIRPAGEDMQAGNLVLAAGQVLNAGSIGVLATIGAAQVPVFRQPRVAIIATGDELVDVGIEPNAGQIRNSNGYANAAQVREAGAIPIMLPIVPDNAAALRATLAQAVAEADVLLTSGGVSVGDYDLVKQILNEVGKLEFWRVRMRPGKPLAFGSIDGKPIFGLPGNPVSAMVCFELFVRPALRKMGGYQQLLRPSVWAKLLDADLESNERRQYLRVIVKSSATGLTAELTGAQGSGLVSSMARANGLLIVPEAGQGINRGELAEVVLFGELH; encoded by the coding sequence ATGACGTTACTTGCTGTTGCTGATGCTCAAGCGGCGATTCTTGAGCGCATGACCACCCTTGCCAGCGAACGAATCGACTTAACTACTGCCTTAGGCCGCGTGCTGGCTGAGCCAATGTACGCCGACCGCGATGCACCGCCATTTGCCAATTCGGCCATGGATGGCTATGCGGTGTTGGTCGCTGATTTGAACAATGCCAGCGCTGATAATCCGGTGGCGTTGCAGATTATTGAGCGGGTGGCGGCGGGTGCTGTGCCACAACACCAATTGCGAGCTGGCAGCGCTATTCGGATTATGACCGGGGCGCAAGTGCCTGCCAATGCCGAGGCAGTTGTGCCATTTGAAGAAACCGATGAAGGCCAACCCAATGCCCAAACCGAAGTTGTGCGCATGTTTCAGCCAACTCAGCATGGCAACAATATTCGGCCTGCTGGCGAAGACATGCAAGCTGGTAACTTGGTTTTGGCGGCTGGTCAAGTGTTGAATGCTGGCAGTATTGGGGTTTTGGCAACGATTGGTGCTGCGCAAGTGCCAGTCTTTCGCCAACCACGAGTGGCGATTATTGCAACTGGCGATGAGTTGGTTGATGTGGGTATTGAGCCAAACGCAGGCCAAATTCGCAACTCGAATGGCTATGCTAATGCCGCCCAAGTGCGTGAAGCAGGCGCAATTCCAATAATGTTGCCGATTGTGCCCGATAATGCTGCTGCCTTGCGAGCAACTTTAGCTCAAGCCGTCGCTGAAGCCGATGTATTATTAACTTCTGGTGGCGTGTCGGTTGGCGATTACGATTTGGTCAAGCAAATTTTGAATGAAGTTGGTAAACTGGAATTTTGGCGAGTGCGTATGCGCCCAGGCAAGCCCTTGGCTTTTGGTTCGATCGATGGCAAACCAATTTTTGGCTTACCTGGTAATCCAGTTTCGGCCATGGTTTGTTTTGAGTTGTTTGTACGCCCAGCTTTACGTAAGATGGGCGGATATCAACAATTGCTGCGACCGAGCGTTTGGGCGAAGTTGCTTGATGCCGATTTGGAAAGCAATGAGCGTCGCCAATATCTGCGGGTGATCGTTAAAAGCAGCGCTACTGGCCTGACTGCCGAATTAACTGGGGCACAAGGTTCGGGCTTGGTTAGCTCGATGGCCCGCGCCAATGGTTTATTGATTGTACCCGAGGCGGGACAGGGCATTAATCGTGGTGAATTAGCCGAAGTTGTGTTATTTGGGGAATTGCACTAG
- a CDS encoding roadblock/LC7 domain-containing protein, producing the protein MASRSEQINTILGQLVTNNGNDINGAALISSDGILIGSRMSADVNADRMGAIAATMMGVTTRVVNDLKIGKANEAIVNAESGYLLVMPVAAQMILAIILRQHANLGMIRIEARETGRAIAELMTA; encoded by the coding sequence ATGGCTAGTCGTTCGGAACAAATTAATACTATCTTAGGCCAATTGGTCACAAACAATGGTAATGATATCAACGGGGCTGCATTAATTAGCTCCGATGGGATTTTAATTGGCTCGCGCATGTCGGCGGATGTGAATGCCGATCGCATGGGCGCAATCGCCGCAACCATGATGGGGGTTACCACCCGCGTGGTCAACGATTTGAAAATTGGTAAAGCCAATGAGGCAATTGTTAATGCTGAAAGTGGCTATCTCTTGGTTATGCCGGTGGCCGCTCAGATGATTCTAGCAATCATTCTGCGCCAACACGCCAATTTGGGCATGATTCGGATTGAAGCTCGTGAAACAGGTCGGGCCATCGCCGAACTGATGACCGCTTAA
- the panD gene encoding aspartate 1-decarboxylase, producing MIRTLVHAKIHRATVTGADLNYVGSITIDEDLLEAAGIWPFERVQVVDVNNGARLETYAIVGERGSGTIQLNGAAAHLVNVGDLVIIMAYAQVDAKPEEWEPTVVFVDEQNAITEVKALFPVGGR from the coding sequence ATGATTCGTACCCTCGTGCATGCCAAAATTCACCGGGCAACCGTGACTGGTGCAGACCTCAATTATGTTGGTTCGATAACCATTGATGAGGATCTGTTGGAAGCAGCCGGAATTTGGCCATTTGAGCGGGTTCAGGTAGTCGATGTCAATAATGGAGCACGCCTCGAAACCTATGCAATTGTGGGCGAACGTGGCTCAGGCACGATTCAACTCAACGGTGCAGCGGCGCACTTGGTCAATGTTGGCGATTTGGTGATCATCATGGCGTATGCCCAAGTTGATGCCAAGCCCGAAGAGTGGGAGCCAACCGTGGTGTTTGTGGATGAACAAAATGCGATTACCGAGGTTAAGGCCTTGTTTCCAGTTGGTGGTCGCTAG
- a CDS encoding magnesium chelatase yields MNELLPYPLLGIVGQRELKTALTLALVNPAVGGVLLSGPYGVGKTTAVRGLLDIMPLVKRSRCENNCPPDDESDLCPTCLDFLARGESRLKDDLMRLIELPLNARLEDVVGGLNERVAIEQQRVVLEEGVLARANHNLLYVDEINLLDHAVVDAILDAAAQGQTFVRRGAMVKLYQSRLILIGSMNPEEGRLRPQILDRLGLRVWVGPLPNARERLEIYRRAIAFRQDRTAFRMAYAQATTQLRLDVLKARELLPKVHLTKTAERYAMQVITQLAIPSHRAEIVLLEAARARAAADDRVRATPNDIKAVAPMALRWRQSPHLSDFLQQHETDEHLITQALQTQ; encoded by the coding sequence ATGAATGAGCTATTGCCCTATCCACTGCTCGGAATTGTCGGCCAGCGTGAGCTTAAAACGGCGCTCACCTTGGCCTTGGTCAATCCAGCGGTGGGTGGGGTTTTGTTAAGTGGCCCCTACGGTGTAGGCAAAACCACCGCCGTGCGTGGCTTGCTTGATATTATGCCCTTGGTCAAACGTTCGCGCTGCGAGAATAATTGCCCCCCTGATGACGAGAGCGATCTTTGTCCAACCTGCCTTGATTTTTTGGCGCGGGGCGAGTCACGGCTCAAAGATGATCTGATGCGCTTGATCGAGCTGCCCCTCAACGCTCGGCTAGAGGATGTGGTTGGTGGTTTAAACGAACGGGTTGCAATCGAACAACAGCGGGTAGTGCTCGAAGAAGGGGTTTTGGCGCGGGCAAATCATAATTTGCTGTATGTTGATGAGATTAATTTGCTTGATCACGCCGTTGTTGATGCAATTCTCGACGCAGCCGCCCAAGGCCAAACCTTCGTGCGGCGTGGGGCAATGGTCAAGCTTTATCAAAGTCGCTTGATTTTGATTGGCTCGATGAATCCGGAAGAGGGTCGGCTGCGCCCGCAAATTTTGGATCGGCTGGGTTTGCGGGTTTGGGTTGGGCCACTGCCAAATGCCCGCGAACGCTTGGAAATTTATCGTCGTGCGATCGCTTTTCGCCAAGATCGTACAGCCTTTCGCATGGCCTACGCCCAAGCTACCACCCAATTACGCCTCGATGTGCTCAAAGCTCGCGAACTCTTGCCCAAAGTTCACTTGACCAAAACTGCCGAACGCTATGCCATGCAGGTCATCACCCAATTGGCAATCCCTTCGCATCGTGCCGAAATTGTGTTGCTTGAGGCGGCGCGGGCGCGGGCGGCGGCTGATGATCGCGTTCGTGCCACCCCCAACGATATCAAAGCGGTCGCGCCCATGGCCTTGCGCTGGCGACAAAGCCCACATTTGAGTGATTTTTTGCAGCAGCATGAAACTGATGAGCACTTGATCACTCAAGCCTTGCAAACTCAATAA
- a CDS encoding DUF4388 domain-containing protein — MALEGNFADMPLIDLMHVFHHGRKTGRLLIANAPFKAMLWFFDGAIINAGVVTQNAHERISCGEQAVFDMLAWDDAQFVFLPPNPQESVSVQIQRSIDWLIIEGLRRRDQPQRLAGTTKLQPTSRLRLVPMLRQASDITLTIEDWRILSQLVQELSVAELVEATGWNYDQTLKVLHRLIALNLVEVCSEIVVSQRSLSPVLMAPNHEHMVENRVRGLVQAIKARLRRTSASA; from the coding sequence ATGGCGCTCGAAGGTAATTTTGCTGATATGCCATTAATTGACTTGATGCATGTATTTCATCATGGGCGCAAAACCGGTCGTCTCTTGATTGCAAATGCTCCATTCAAAGCGATGTTGTGGTTTTTCGATGGTGCGATCATCAATGCAGGGGTTGTCACCCAAAATGCTCACGAACGAATTTCGTGTGGCGAACAAGCAGTGTTTGATATGCTGGCTTGGGATGATGCCCAATTTGTCTTTTTGCCACCCAACCCACAAGAGTCGGTGTCGGTGCAAATTCAACGTTCGATCGATTGGTTGATTATCGAAGGCTTGCGCCGCCGCGATCAACCGCAACGTTTGGCGGGCACGACTAAACTCCAACCAACCTCGCGTTTACGTTTGGTGCCAATGTTGCGGCAAGCCAGCGATATTACCCTAACTATCGAAGATTGGCGCATTTTGAGCCAGTTGGTGCAAGAATTAAGCGTGGCCGAACTCGTCGAAGCCACAGGCTGGAATTACGATCAAACGCTCAAAGTGCTGCATCGTTTGATCGCCTTGAATTTGGTGGAGGTGTGTAGCGAGATTGTTGTTTCTCAGCGTTCGCTTAGCCCAGTTTTGATGGCTCCTAACCACGAACATATGGTTGAGAATCGGGTGCGTGGGTTGGTTCAAGCAATCAAAGCGCGGCTGCGTCGCACCAGCGCTAGTGCGTAG
- a CDS encoding metal-sensitive transcriptional regulator yields the protein MIDEQTEALVRRLKSIEGHVRGVQRMLEEDAYCIDVLRQTLAIRRALEKVDALVLERHLSTCVTNAIRSPNEGEREQAITEILEIFAATRSVSEK from the coding sequence ATGATCGATGAACAAACTGAAGCATTAGTGCGACGACTCAAAAGCATCGAAGGCCATGTGCGTGGCGTTCAACGCATGCTTGAAGAGGATGCCTATTGTATTGACGTGCTGCGCCAAACATTGGCTATCCGACGTGCCCTCGAAAAAGTCGATGCCTTGGTGCTCGAACGCCATCTCTCAACTTGCGTGACGAATGCAATTCGCTCACCCAACGAGGGCGAACGCGAACAGGCCATCACTGAGATTCTCGAAATTTTTGCGGCTACCCGCAGCGTTAGCGAGAAATAA
- the upp gene encoding uracil phosphoribosyltransferase has translation MGLHVSSHPLVLHKLALLRRVESEPKKFRELVREISQFLVYEATADMPLAPYTIQTPLSTMQGHAIGARIGLIPILRAGLGMVEPVIDLLPTAHVWHLGLYRDHNTLEPVTYYNKLPAQPDIDVCLILDPMLATGGSAVAAVDILKVWGAAKIKFLGLIAAPEGVERLQTAHPDVEIHLAALDERLNDQGYIVPGLGDAGDRQFGT, from the coding sequence ATGGGCTTGCATGTATCGTCACATCCATTGGTGTTACATAAATTGGCTTTACTACGCCGGGTAGAAAGCGAACCCAAGAAATTTCGTGAATTGGTGCGTGAAATTTCGCAATTTCTGGTCTATGAAGCGACGGCGGATATGCCACTCGCACCCTATACAATTCAAACGCCCTTATCAACCATGCAAGGTCATGCCATCGGCGCACGCATCGGCTTGATTCCGATTTTACGGGCTGGTTTGGGCATGGTCGAACCAGTCATCGACCTTTTGCCAACCGCTCATGTTTGGCACTTGGGCCTCTATCGCGACCACAACACGCTTGAGCCAGTCACCTATTACAACAAATTACCAGCCCAGCCGGATATTGATGTCTGTTTGATTCTCGATCCAATGTTGGCAACTGGCGGCTCGGCAGTTGCGGCTGTCGATATTTTGAAGGTTTGGGGTGCTGCCAAAATTAAATTCTTAGGGTTAATCGCCGCACCCGAAGGGGTAGAACGCTTACAAACCGCTCACCCCGATGTGGAGATTCATTTGGCGGCGCTTGATGAGCGTTTGAACGATCAAGGCTATATCGTGCCCGGATTGGGCGATGCTGGCGACCGCCAATTTGGGACGTAG
- a CDS encoding HAD-IA family hydrolase, with translation MVTTTQRFQLLAFDLDGTLVDSAQGIVDTVNQVLAEHGFATAAYNHIAPWIGLPLQIFWERLTDFQPENYGILTERYRTIYREIAIPSSRLFAGVAETIDQLKSAGHRLTIASSKITPVSSAVLRQVGLFDYFDLLMGNDSVSQPKPHAEMLAKTLAYFGLNPTQALMIGDTTHDITLGHNAHVASLAVTTGTHDLATLTAAQPLAILAQLSELPAWLAQPA, from the coding sequence ATGGTCACAACTACCCAGCGATTTCAATTGTTGGCCTTCGATTTAGATGGAACCTTGGTCGATTCGGCTCAAGGAATTGTCGATACCGTGAATCAAGTGCTGGCAGAACATGGCTTTGCAACCGCTGCCTATAATCATATCGCCCCGTGGATTGGCTTGCCATTACAGATCTTTTGGGAGCGCTTGACTGATTTTCAGCCTGAAAACTATGGCATATTGACTGAGCGTTATCGCACGATTTATCGTGAAATTGCGATTCCGAGCAGTCGCTTGTTTGCAGGCGTGGCCGAAACCATCGATCAACTCAAATCGGCAGGCCATCGTTTGACGATTGCTAGCTCAAAAATCACGCCAGTGAGCAGCGCGGTGCTGCGCCAAGTTGGCTTGTTTGACTATTTTGATTTGCTGATGGGCAACGATTCGGTCAGCCAACCTAAGCCTCACGCTGAGATGTTGGCTAAAACCTTGGCCTATTTTGGGCTGAATCCAACCCAAGCCTTGATGATTGGTGATACCACGCACGATATTACGCTTGGACATAATGCCCACGTTGCCAGTTTGGCGGTTACGACTGGCACCCATGATCTGGCAACATTAACTGCCGCCCAGCCACTGGCAATTTTGGCGCAACTAAGTGAACTGCCTGCTTGGTTGGCGCAACCAGCCTGA
- a CDS encoding protoglobin domain-containing protein — protein MADRQSWSVKGTAILTELVKMMDVSAAESQLLGSLHDNAKAQTTAFTDAFYKRLLGHAATAEYLDGVSVERLTGMLGMWFSDLFRGNYDEAYAQQRLKIGEIHVRIGLPVRYPLAMLDVIMPFGEQVAATSSDPAKAMTAFRKVLALDVALFNQAYEDNQLSHLADLVGGERLARLLLAGQ, from the coding sequence ATGGCAGATCGTCAAAGTTGGAGCGTGAAGGGAACCGCAATTCTGACCGAGTTGGTAAAAATGATGGATGTTTCGGCTGCTGAATCGCAATTACTCGGCAGTTTGCACGATAACGCCAAAGCGCAAACTACAGCCTTTACCGATGCTTTTTACAAACGCTTGCTTGGTCACGCCGCCACTGCTGAATACCTTGATGGAGTTTCAGTTGAACGCTTAACAGGCATGCTCGGTATGTGGTTTAGCGATCTGTTTCGCGGCAATTATGATGAAGCCTATGCTCAACAGCGCCTGAAAATTGGCGAAATTCATGTACGGATCGGCTTGCCTGTGCGTTATCCTTTGGCTATGCTCGATGTGATTATGCCATTCGGCGAGCAAGTTGCCGCCACCAGCAGTGACCCTGCCAAAGCGATGACTGCATTTCGTAAAGTATTAGCCCTCGATGTTGCCCTCTTTAATCAAGCCTACGAAGATAACCAATTGTCGCATTTGGCCGATTTGGTTGGCGGCGAGCGCCTAGCGCGTTTGTTGCTGGCTGGTCAATAA
- a CDS encoding NAD-dependent epimerase/dehydratase family protein encodes MRILVTGATGFLGAHTALALQKAGHTVLGLGRRWEHVPQLLIAGIQPIKADLRDRAALIAACAGCDVVVHSAALSAPWGSRSDFQTINVDGTANLLAGCAAQQVRRLVFISSPSVLSNGRDQFDLLDTLPYPARPISLYSASKQQAEQLVLKHSTPSVILRPKAIFGEGDNALLPRIISAARAGRLRQFGNGQNLVDLTYVANVVHAIELALTAPAALGKCYTITNGEHPQLWAVIRRVLAELGLNSQLRPMPLSMALVVARIMESISLLTQREPLLTRYSVLALARSQTHSLIAAQHDLGYQPLVSLETGIQRTIAALKQPTKGV; translated from the coding sequence ATGCGAATCTTAGTGACCGGAGCCACCGGTTTTTTGGGTGCGCACACCGCTTTGGCTTTGCAAAAAGCTGGGCATACGGTGCTGGGTTTGGGCCGCCGCTGGGAACACGTTCCACAACTACTGATTGCTGGCATTCAGCCAATCAAGGCCGATCTGCGAGATCGTGCTGCGCTGATTGCGGCCTGCGCTGGCTGTGATGTGGTCGTGCATAGTGCGGCACTTTCGGCTCCTTGGGGCAGTCGTAGCGATTTTCAAACCATTAACGTTGATGGTACAGCCAATCTGCTAGCAGGTTGTGCAGCGCAGCAGGTTAGACGCTTGGTGTTTATTTCATCACCAAGCGTTCTTTCCAATGGCCGCGATCAGTTTGATTTGCTGGATACGCTGCCTTACCCAGCGCGGCCAATTTCGCTATACTCGGCTAGCAAACAGCAAGCAGAACAATTGGTGCTCAAACATTCTACGCCCAGCGTGATTTTGCGGCCTAAGGCAATTTTTGGCGAGGGCGATAATGCCTTGTTGCCGCGAATTATCAGCGCAGCCCGCGCTGGCCGCTTGCGTCAATTTGGCAACGGGCAGAATTTAGTTGATTTGACCTATGTTGCCAATGTGGTGCATGCGATTGAGTTGGCGTTAACGGCTCCGGCAGCGCTTGGCAAGTGTTATACAATCACCAATGGCGAACATCCCCAGTTGTGGGCAGTGATTCGGCGGGTGTTGGCGGAATTGGGCTTGAATAGCCAGTTGCGACCAATGCCCCTGTCAATGGCGTTGGTGGTGGCACGAATCATGGAAAGCATCAGTTTGCTGACGCAGCGCGAGCCATTACTGACGCGCTACAGTGTCTTGGCGCTTGCCCGCAGCCAAACTCACTCGCTGATTGCTGCCCAACACGATTTGGGTTATCAGCCGTTGGTTAGCCTTGAAACGGGGATTCAACGGACCATCGCCGCGCTTAAACAACCAACCAAGGGAGTTTAA
- a CDS encoding alpha/beta hydrolase, with amino-acid sequence MSVIVIDDQVVHYETFGRGRPVLFLHGWLGSWRYWMPTMEFVSKDFRTYSFDFWGFGDSDKTSTAKSISITNFSDQVIRFLDAMGIDKVPLVGHSMGGMVALKTAIRHPNRISRVAAIGAPIVGTSLSGLLKLTDNQYVSRAMARVPVVTKFLFRWFLGNVNDTAYGEILDDSVKPTEESLRRAVGSMMRTDLRPELEQLTIPTLVIHGARDDIVNPNQADIFLQRDMANTQVFVMPESRHFPFLDEPAQFNKVLHAFLKRPVNEARAAAEAA; translated from the coding sequence ATGAGCGTAATCGTCATTGATGACCAAGTTGTGCATTACGAGACCTTTGGGCGTGGTCGTCCAGTCCTATTTCTCCACGGCTGGCTCGGTTCGTGGCGATACTGGATGCCGACGATGGAATTCGTTTCCAAAGATTTCCGCACATATTCGTTCGATTTTTGGGGTTTTGGTGATTCAGATAAAACGAGTACTGCCAAGAGCATTAGCATTACCAATTTCTCTGATCAAGTGATTCGATTTCTCGATGCGATGGGCATCGATAAGGTTCCGCTGGTCGGCCACTCCATGGGCGGCATGGTCGCGCTCAAAACTGCAATCCGCCACCCCAATCGGATTAGCCGAGTTGCGGCGATTGGTGCTCCGATCGTTGGTACATCGCTTTCAGGCTTGCTCAAACTCACCGATAATCAGTATGTTTCGCGAGCTATGGCGCGAGTGCCAGTCGTCACCAAGTTTTTGTTTCGCTGGTTCTTAGGCAATGTCAACGATACGGCCTATGGCGAAATTCTCGACGATAGTGTCAAGCCCACCGAAGAGAGTTTGCGCCGCGCAGTTGGCTCAATGATGCGCACCGATTTACGGCCTGAACTTGAACAATTGACGATTCCAACCCTCGTTATTCATGGTGCTCGCGACGATATTGTTAATCCCAATCAGGCCGATATTTTCTTGCAGCGCGATATGGCCAATACTCAGGTGTTTGTGATGCCTGAAAGTCGCCACTTTCCGTTCCTCGACGAGCCAGCTCAATTTAACAAGGTGCTTCACGCCTTCTTAAAGCGGCCAGTCAACGAAGCGCGAGCTGCGGCAGAAGCGGCGTAG
- a CDS encoding MBL fold metallo-hydrolase — MQVILLDTGICRVPEFHVLRDGSRRMLDCHAVVALIEHPQRGWGLFDVGYSQAMISATQQLPWSLYRQATPLQLSPELEVVNQLPRYGLSAADIGWIVLSHAHADHVAALADFPQAQIYMSAVAFELLSQVQGINALRRGIIPSLFPQGWHQRLHLIYEFRDQPLFALGNTHDLFGDGLLKLVELPGHARGQIGMYIANSRPILLAADGAWHSRAIREQVLPHPIIYFMIDDAKAMATTLARLSAFAQAYPEVLIVPCHCPEIYASEVATA; from the coding sequence ATGCAAGTGATATTGCTGGATACTGGAATTTGCCGCGTGCCTGAATTTCATGTGCTACGCGATGGCAGTCGCCGCATGCTCGATTGCCATGCAGTTGTGGCCTTGATTGAGCATCCCCAACGCGGCTGGGGCTTGTTTGATGTTGGGTATAGCCAAGCGATGATCAGCGCAACTCAACAATTGCCGTGGTCGCTCTATCGGCAGGCAACGCCCTTGCAATTATCGCCTGAATTAGAAGTAGTCAATCAATTGCCACGCTATGGTTTGAGTGCCGCCGATATTGGTTGGATTGTGCTTTCGCATGCCCACGCCGACCACGTAGCCGCCTTGGCCGATTTTCCCCAAGCCCAAATCTATATGTCAGCAGTAGCATTTGAATTGCTCAGCCAAGTTCAAGGGATTAACGCCTTGCGGCGCGGGATTATTCCCAGTTTGTTTCCCCAAGGTTGGCATCAACGGCTGCATTTAATTTATGAATTTCGCGACCAACCACTGTTTGCGTTGGGTAACACCCACGATTTGTTTGGCGATGGCTTATTAAAGTTGGTTGAGTTGCCAGGCCATGCACGCGGCCAAATCGGCATGTATATCGCCAATTCGCGCCCAATCTTGTTGGCAGCAGATGGTGCTTGGCATTCGCGGGCAATTCGCGAGCAAGTGCTGCCCCACCCAATCATCTATTTTATGATCGATGATGCCAAGGCCATGGCCACAACCTTGGCCCGTTTGAGCGCCTTTGCCCAAGCCTACCCTGAGGTGCTAATTGTACCCTGCCATTGCCCAGAAATCTATGCCAGCGAGGTTGCGACGGCGTGA
- a CDS encoding ATP/GTP-binding protein, with translation MVNYKIVITGAYAAGKSQFIRTVSEIDVVDTDVPVTHAEEKELKHHTTVGLDFGTLSIDAEQRLLLFGTPGQERFDFMWEILAEGCLGYIVLVDSCRPAHFNETIVVLERFAAMTPVPFVVAATKQDLPGALPPMYIRRRLGLPTDIPILACIATDYPSVSDVISTLLDRIDVLAQDSSSSSENHKEHSHG, from the coding sequence ATGGTCAATTATAAAATTGTGATCACGGGAGCATACGCGGCGGGGAAATCGCAATTTATTCGTACCGTCAGCGAAATTGATGTGGTCGATACTGATGTTCCCGTGACCCATGCCGAGGAGAAGGAACTCAAACATCATACAACGGTTGGTTTGGATTTCGGCACCTTGAGCATTGATGCCGAACAACGCTTGCTCTTATTTGGCACACCTGGTCAAGAACGTTTTGATTTTATGTGGGAAATTTTAGCCGAAGGTTGTTTGGGCTATATTGTTTTAGTGGATAGTTGCCGCCCCGCCCATTTTAACGAGACGATTGTTGTGTTGGAACGCTTTGCGGCCATGACCCCTGTGCCATTTGTGGTTGCCGCCACAAAACAAGATTTACCCGGGGCTTTGCCGCCAATGTATATTCGCCGCCGCTTGGGACTACCAACCGATATTCCGATCCTCGCTTGCATTGCCACCGATTATCCCTCAGTAAGCGATGTGATTAGTACTTTGCTTGATCGAATCGACGTTTTAGCCCAAGATTCTTCCTCCTCCTCTGAAAATCACAAGGAGCATTCTCATGGCTAG
- a CDS encoding phospholipase D-like domain-containing protein, translating to MPFESFQDLITMLVVILVLQVSLALLLIGVRKWRPTRYQRYPRISLPPTNDERHQFQLYMSGEELFPAMLQAIESAQRLILLETFIFKGDDLGHKFREALLRKARNGVAVYVIIDGFANLVVPRKFKKFPPEIQLLSYPAFPRLSQIFDIGSYARDHRKLLVVDNEVAFIGGYNLGELYRTEWRDTHVQVRGPIVSNLAEMFASQWNRYRRRLTRLHIDLDLEWQSTVRVQRNDAGRLVFPIRSMYLDAIERAERFVYISNAYFIPDRAILEALVMTARRGVDVRILVPAESNHVLADWLARHYFEFCLRHGIKIFLYENAMIHAKTATIDGIWSTVGTANLDRLSLAGNHEINLEIYNAAFAERMQEIFACDMANARELTLAEWIKRPWYTKAAELVLSPLWPIL from the coding sequence ATGCCGTTTGAGTCGTTTCAAGATCTGATAACAATGCTGGTGGTTATTCTCGTGCTCCAAGTGAGCTTGGCATTGTTGTTAATTGGCGTGCGCAAATGGCGACCAACGCGCTATCAACGCTATCCGCGCATCAGTCTGCCGCCAACCAACGACGAGCGCCATCAATTTCAGTTGTATATGTCGGGCGAAGAGCTGTTTCCGGCCATGCTTCAAGCGATTGAATCGGCGCAGCGCTTGATTTTGCTCGAAACCTTTATTTTCAAGGGCGATGATTTAGGCCACAAATTTCGCGAAGCTTTATTGCGCAAAGCACGCAATGGCGTGGCCGTCTATGTGATTATCGATGGGTTTGCCAACTTGGTGGTTCCGCGCAAATTCAAGAAGTTCCCGCCCGAAATTCAACTGTTGAGCTATCCGGCTTTTCCGCGTTTATCGCAGATTTTCGATATTGGTTCGTATGCGCGTGACCATCGCAAACTGTTGGTGGTTGATAACGAAGTGGCTTTTATTGGCGGCTACAATTTGGGCGAATTGTATCGTACTGAGTGGCGCGATACCCATGTGCAGGTGCGTGGCCCGATTGTCAGCAATTTGGCCGAAATGTTTGCTTCGCAGTGGAACCGCTATCGTCGCCGCCTAACGCGCTTGCACATCGACCTCGATTTGGAATGGCAATCGACAGTGCGGGTGCAACGCAACGACGCTGGCCGTTTGGTTTTCCCAATTCGTTCGATGTATCTTGATGCAATTGAACGGGCTGAACGCTTTGTTTACATCAGCAACGCCTATTTTATTCCTGATCGGGCGATTTTAGAGGCATTAGTAATGACCGCACGGCGCGGGGTTGATGTGCGAATTTTGGTTCCAGCTGAATCGAACCATGTGCTAGCCGATTGGCTGGCACGCCATTATTTTGAATTTTGCCTGCGCCATGGGATTAAGATTTTTCTCTATGAAAATGCCATGATTCACGCCAAAACCGCTACGATCGATGGAATTTGGTCAACGGTTGGCACGGCCAATCTTGATCGGCTGAGTTTAGCGGGCAATCATGAAATCAATCTAGAAATTTATAATGCGGCCTTCGCCGAACGAATGCAAGAAATTTTTGCCTGCGATATGGCCAATGCCCGTGAATTAACCTTGGCCGAATGGATTAAGCGCCCATGGTATACCAAGGCCGCCGAATTGGTGCTCTCGCCGTTATGGCCAATTTTGTAG